Proteins encoded within one genomic window of Ignavibacteriota bacterium:
- a CDS encoding cysteine desulfurase — protein MAHPIYLDNQAATRVDPRVLDAMLPWLTELYGNAASRSHAYGLTASAAVNIARGQVADLIGAHPEEIIFTSGATESVNLAIKGAVEAAYQRSGGGSLHVVTAATEHRAVLDSCKRLERAGISVTVLPVDKKGRVSVKSLSAALQPDTVLASIMWANNEIGTIAPVAEIAALCNDQGVLFHSDATQAVGILPVDVSEIPVDLLSFSAHKMYGPQGAGALYVRHRVPAIQIAAQIDGGGHERGLRSGTLNVPAIVGFGKAAEICIAERATDAWRIGELRNALVAGLREALPGLKENGDVTNRLPHNASITFPGIQADRIMRAMPGLAVSSGAACSSAQPGPSHVLRALGLPAADASATIRFSPGRFTTDDDIASAVHIVAETIRTPHHDEQQDAHEGTRSHSHA, from the coding sequence ATGGCACATCCTATCTACCTCGACAATCAGGCCGCCACCCGCGTCGATCCGCGGGTCCTCGACGCCATGCTCCCATGGCTGACCGAACTCTACGGCAATGCCGCGAGCCGGAGTCATGCCTATGGACTCACCGCCTCTGCTGCGGTGAACATCGCACGTGGACAGGTGGCGGACCTCATCGGTGCGCACCCGGAAGAGATCATCTTCACGAGCGGGGCGACCGAGTCCGTGAATCTCGCGATCAAGGGTGCCGTTGAGGCTGCGTATCAACGCTCGGGTGGCGGGTCGCTGCATGTGGTCACCGCCGCTACGGAACACCGCGCCGTCCTCGATAGCTGCAAACGGCTCGAGCGGGCCGGCATCAGTGTCACGGTCCTGCCTGTCGACAAGAAGGGGAGAGTCTCGGTGAAGAGTCTTTCTGCCGCTCTGCAGCCCGACACCGTCCTTGCCAGCATCATGTGGGCGAACAACGAGATCGGGACCATTGCGCCGGTGGCAGAGATCGCCGCACTCTGTAATGACCAGGGCGTCCTGTTCCACTCCGATGCCACGCAGGCCGTCGGGATCCTTCCGGTGGATGTGAGCGAGATCCCGGTCGACCTCCTGTCCTTCAGCGCACACAAGATGTATGGCCCCCAGGGCGCGGGCGCGTTGTACGTTCGCCACCGGGTCCCGGCGATCCAGATCGCAGCACAGATCGATGGCGGCGGACATGAGCGGGGTCTCCGGTCCGGGACCTTGAATGTGCCGGCGATCGTCGGATTCGGCAAGGCCGCCGAGATCTGCATCGCCGAGCGTGCCACGGATGCGTGGCGCATCGGTGAGCTGCGGAACGCGCTCGTCGCCGGTCTCCGCGAGGCACTTCCGGGACTCAAAGAGAATGGCGATGTCACGAACCGGCTGCCCCACAATGCGAGCATCACGTTTCCGGGCATCCAGGCCGACCGTATCATGCGTGCCATGCCGGGCCTGGCGGTCTCGTCCGGTGCCGCGTGCAGTTCCGCTCAGCCCGGGCCCTCGCATGTCCTTCGCGCGCTCGGCCTGCCGGCCGCGGACGCTTCAGCCACGATCCGGTTCAGTCCGGGCCGATTCACAACGGATGACGATATCGCCTCAGCAGTGCACATAGTTGCGGAAACGATCCGTACACCACACCACGATGAACAACAGGACGCACATGAAGGCACGCGATCACATTCTCACGCATAG
- a CDS encoding Rrf2 family transcriptional regulator, translating to MVRLSKRVEYGLIAIRDIAARSGGDLVTAKEISDRYGIPYDLLAKVLQRLSKAGLITSHQGVRGGYALAVDPQLVQVSSIIHAIEGTNPVIAQCLSDGPSSCDVFSVCTIKSPLTKVQANIERAFRTMTLAEIV from the coding sequence ATGGTCAGACTCTCAAAACGAGTAGAATATGGGCTCATCGCCATCCGCGATATCGCTGCGCGGTCGGGGGGTGACCTTGTGACCGCGAAGGAGATCTCCGACCGCTACGGCATTCCTTACGACCTCCTCGCGAAGGTTCTCCAGCGGCTCAGCAAAGCCGGACTCATCACCTCGCATCAGGGTGTCCGGGGCGGGTACGCCCTTGCCGTGGATCCACAGCTCGTACAGGTATCGTCGATCATCCACGCTATCGAGGGGACAAACCCCGTGATCGCGCAGTGTCTCTCCGACGGGCCCTCCAGTTGCGACGTGTTCAGCGTGTGCACGATCAAGTCGCCGCTCACAAAAGTGCAGGCGAACATCGAACGTGCCTTCCGCACCATGACACTTGCGGAGATCGTTTAG
- a CDS encoding dienelactone hydrolase family protein, translating to MKSFILALLAVLIAVPSFSEVKMEKVTYKHGDTVLEGFIAYDPALKGPRPGVVLVHDWMGVGEYVQMRARQVAEMGYVAFVADIYGQGVRPVNVQEASKQAGIYRGDRPLLRARAQAALDQLTANKRVDAQRVAAIGYCFGGGTVLELARSGAQVRGVISFHGNLDTPNPDDAKQIKGRVLVLHGADDPYVPGPAVEAFQKEMRDAHVDWEFTAYGGAVHAFSQKGAGDDPSKGAAYNASADARSFDRMKALFTETFK from the coding sequence ATGAAGAGCTTCATTCTCGCCCTGCTCGCAGTCCTCATTGCCGTGCCTTCCTTCAGTGAAGTGAAAATGGAGAAGGTGACCTACAAACACGGCGATACCGTCCTTGAGGGGTTCATTGCCTATGACCCTGCGCTGAAGGGGCCGCGCCCCGGTGTGGTTTTGGTGCACGACTGGATGGGTGTCGGCGAGTACGTGCAGATGCGTGCGCGGCAGGTTGCGGAGATGGGCTATGTCGCGTTCGTGGCCGACATCTATGGGCAGGGCGTCCGGCCGGTGAATGTGCAGGAGGCTTCAAAGCAGGCAGGCATCTACCGGGGCGATCGTCCGCTCTTGCGTGCCCGGGCACAGGCGGCACTTGATCAGCTCACAGCGAACAAGAGAGTGGATGCGCAGAGGGTTGCGGCGATCGGGTACTGCTTTGGCGGCGGCACTGTCCTTGAACTTGCCCGCAGCGGCGCTCAGGTGCGTGGCGTGATCAGCTTCCACGGGAACCTCGATACCCCGAACCCCGACGATGCGAAACAGATCAAGGGGAGGGTTCTGGTTTTGCACGGTGCCGACGATCCGTACGTTCCGGGCCCGGCGGTGGAGGCGTTTCAGAAGGAAATGCGTGACGCCCATGTGGATTGGGAATTCACAGCATACGGGGGGGCGGTTCACGCGTTCAGTCAAAAGGGTGCCGGCGACGATCCTTCCAAAGGAGCCGCTTACAATGCTTCTGCCGATGCCCGTTCGTTCGATCGTATGAAGGCGCTCTTTACCGAGACCTTCAAATAG
- the hemL gene encoding glutamate-1-semialdehyde 2,1-aminomutase has protein sequence MTTKTSDALFGRAKMVIPGGVNSPVRAFASVGRNPLFIAKAAGSRITDVDGNEYIDYVGSWGPMILGHAHPRVIDAVRKAALEGTSYGAPTELEIRMAELIISIVPSIEMVRMVNSGTEATMSAIRLARAFTGREKIIKFEGCYHGHGDAFLIKAGSGAMTLGVPDSPGVPAGVANGTLTAAYNSLPSVQALVDANRGAVAAIIVEPVVGNMGCVPPQPGFLEGLRTICTKEGILLIFDEVMTGFRVARGGAQELYAITPDLTTLGKIIGGGLPVGAYGGRKDIMSMVAPAGPMYQAGTLSGNPLAMAAGFETLSIIQEDAAFYTRLEAKSARLASGMQKVLDDGRYPLVQNRVGAMFTTFFTKGPVTDYTTAAVADRAKFGAFFRGMLERGINLAPSQFEAGFMSIAHSDADIDRSGEDVGTVGRGERGSVVGIWGAGSRIPGHADRGGVV, from the coding sequence ATGACCACGAAGACCTCCGACGCGCTGTTCGGCCGGGCGAAGATGGTGATCCCCGGTGGCGTCAATTCCCCCGTGCGCGCATTCGCATCGGTGGGCCGCAACCCGCTCTTCATTGCGAAGGCTGCCGGTTCACGCATCACCGATGTGGATGGGAACGAGTACATCGACTATGTCGGCTCCTGGGGGCCCATGATCCTCGGCCATGCCCACCCCCGCGTGATCGATGCGGTGCGGAAGGCCGCCCTGGAGGGGACCAGCTACGGCGCACCCACCGAGCTGGAGATCCGCATGGCGGAACTCATCATCAGCATCGTACCGTCGATCGAGATGGTGCGCATGGTGAATTCCGGCACGGAAGCGACAATGAGCGCGATCCGGCTTGCCCGCGCGTTCACCGGTCGGGAGAAGATCATCAAGTTCGAAGGGTGTTATCATGGCCACGGCGATGCGTTCCTGATCAAGGCAGGCTCCGGCGCAATGACGCTGGGGGTGCCGGACAGCCCCGGTGTGCCGGCGGGCGTTGCCAATGGCACCCTCACGGCAGCATATAATAGTCTGCCGTCCGTGCAGGCACTGGTGGATGCGAACCGCGGCGCGGTAGCGGCCATCATCGTCGAGCCCGTCGTGGGGAACATGGGATGCGTCCCCCCGCAGCCAGGGTTCCTCGAGGGCCTCAGGACGATCTGCACGAAGGAAGGGATCCTGCTCATTTTCGATGAAGTGATGACGGGCTTCCGTGTCGCCCGCGGCGGGGCTCAAGAGCTGTATGCGATCACACCCGACCTGACGACGCTCGGCAAGATCATCGGCGGAGGATTGCCGGTGGGTGCGTACGGCGGGCGAAAGGATATCATGTCGATGGTGGCTCCGGCCGGACCCATGTATCAGGCCGGCACGTTGTCAGGCAACCCGCTGGCGATGGCTGCAGGGTTCGAGACGCTCTCGATCATCCAGGAAGATGCGGCATTCTATACGCGGCTCGAGGCGAAGTCCGCACGCCTCGCCAGCGGCATGCAGAAGGTCCTTGACGATGGGAGATATCCGCTCGTACAGAACCGTGTCGGCGCGATGTTCACCACATTCTTTACGAAGGGGCCGGTGACGGACTACACCACGGCCGCGGTCGCAGACCGTGCGAAGTTCGGCGCGTTCTTCCGCGGGATGCTTGAGCGGGGGATCAACCTTGCGCCGTCGCAGTTCGAGGCCGGGTTCATGTCCATCGCGCATTCGGACGCGGACATCGACCGCAGCGGTGAGGACGTCGGAACGGTCGGACGCGGCGAAAGAGGTTCTGTCGTGGGGATCTGGGGGGCAGGTTCCCGGATCCCGGGTCACGCCGATCGTGGAGGGGTTGTGTAG